The genomic segment TCCCAAGGGGAAATTTGATGTCACAACAGCCACAAGACATGAGCAACAGAGAGGACTAAGACTTAACAGTGCACAATTATACAACTGTATGAAATAGATTACAGGTTGGCAGACTTGAAACTGTACATTAGACATGTTTTATGAGTAgttgttacagtgtgtgtataagaatGTGCAGTGACCCTATGTAAAAATTGTTGTGCAATATGCAGTGTAATAGTTGGGTATGCAAAATCAGTGGACATGTCCATTATATCCAATGTCCACATAGCTCCCTAACCTCATTGTTGAGTCATTGTAGAGTCAGATAGTAGTGGGAAAGAATGACTTCTTGTACCTTCTTTATTACAGCAAAGCTGCCATAATCTACTGGAGAAGAAGCCCCACTGGTTGGCCAGTGTGGCATGGTTTGCTATTGTCCATGATCCTCTCAATTTTGTCCTCCATCCGCCTTTCCACTACCACCTCCAGGATGCCCAATTTGCAGCCAAGGATGGAGCCAGCTTTCATGATTAGCTTATGTAGCAAGTGGCTCGTTCGTAAGGACTACGTCACCCCAAGGAAATGGGGAAAACAACCCAAACGAAGGCATACAACTACGATCCACTTAGGAAATgcaagaggcatgggtttccatacaaaataaattttatttgaagCTAAAAAGACTGGCccagaattatttaaaaacaacaaccaatgtgTAAttcaacaagaaaaagaaaaaggaagggaCCTCCCCGCCCACTTGAATATTAGACGAAGACCTGACTGGACACCAAAAAAGGAAAGCAAAGCagagcaaagcaaagcaaaacagagcaaagcaaagaaaaacaaacatccgCTCCGGgagtgagggggaggagctatACTGAAACGACCGCACTCACTCAGCCTGCCTTAACGCATGCAAAATCAAGGACCCTAAGAACAACAAACAGATGTTACGACCTCAATTTAGAAAGCATATGAGATCATTTAGCTCTAATAATAGAACTGAACAATTTACCTACCGTGATCCGATGACATAATACTCATGATGCAACATACAAAAATCATATGATAGCTTCTTTAATAGTTGGGACAGCAACACCTGGTGCTCCGACCGGGACTACATTAAACTGCCATGCTACACAGATGGGAGTCCTGACGGCACACCGGAATGCGTGTGAGCAGCacaccacacatgcacacagtctTGGTAGCCCAACGCCACACTAAACAAGTAAATCGCATGATATGAGTGGGCTACACTAGCATCAAACAGCTAAGCAACAAAGCTAAAAACACATACCTCCGTAGTCCGTAGCAACGAAAGGAAGGGGTGGGTTTTCGGCCATGATGCATACCATGAGGCATAAACAACagcttatatactgtggtagagAGATAGGTCATTGGCCACGTAGTTAACAATGGTGACGTTTTAACCATGGCGCATGCCTCACTACACTTATTCAGCTTCTTTGCATCGCCAGCTCTGATGCTGCTCCCCCAAGTGATTGCAGCAAAGAATATTGTACTTGCAACCACAGACTGGTAGAAGGTCTCCAGCAATTTGATACATACATTGAAGGATCTGAGTTTCCTCAGGAAGTAGAGCCTGCTTATACCCTTCTTGTAGACCATCTCATTGTTGGTCCTCCAGTCCAGTCTGTTGTTGAGGAGGACACCAAGGTATTTACAATCACTGACTACCATGACTTCTTCTCATTTGATGAAGTTGGCTGGGTTaccatcttcttcctcttatggTCCACCACCAACTCCTTGGTCTCCCTGCCCATCCTTAATAGACCGTACCACTGCAGCGTGATCAAAGAACTTCTGCAAGTGGCATGACTCAGTATTGTATTGGAAGTCCAAGGTGTAGATCAGAATTGTGAACAGAAAGTGCTCCTGTGTTACTCACCACCTGTTCAGACATGCCACTACTGTACCCATTCTAACAAACTGGGGCCTGTCAAATGTGGATAAACCCCTTTTTTGCATTACAGTGTGAACAATggaaaaaatgtctttcaaaatTCTGGCATATAATTGTCACAATATTGCCACAATTACATTATGACTTTAGTGTGCTTGTATTCATTTGTTAAAGTTGAGCTACCTTTAAACCTTTAAGTAACTCAAATTATCTGTCAAGACAAAGAAGCTGTCTGGATTATTTTGTGCCACTAACCTCTTCCTATTCACACTCCACACAACTGCAACATCAAAACAAATTAAATCTGTGGAAATGATTAAAGGTCATATGACAGAACCCCAGTGTGCATACCCAGCATGCCGTTTTCAAGTTTCATTGTAGATggtgaaatgtttttgaaatgcACTGAGAAGCTAAGTggccaaaatataaaaatagcacTTTCAAACTTATCCGTGTGTAAGTGTGGACTAGGCTGGGGGAATTGGGTGGCCATTTTAGTGACAAGGGTGAATAAGCAAAATATTGTTTACGCAAAATACATGACAAGTTCTTATGCCCATGCTTCCAAATCCACAACAAAATACAGTCTTATAGGTATCACACATACCCTCATCATgttagttgttgttgtaatttttCCATTTACTTTTAGCTGCAAAGCTCAGAAGATTCCTCACAAACCCACAGTCCTACATACCCTAAAGTCAACAACTGGGATGTGAAAAACATTTGACCTGTGGGATAAAGTCAACGTATAGGGATCCAAATATTTTATGTCTCTGGTGGATGCCCAAGTGTTTATAATAAACACCATCACCTCAGATGTTTTCACTCTATGGGTTTTTTGATGCTGTAGCACTTTCACTGACTTAGTCATCAACATACTAAGTCTAATCAGCTTGTTCTAGGTAAGAAAACATAGTCATagtaatttcattatttcatttcatgtttatatttcacctaaaaatacttttttattaatattttccaGGCCTTGTAGGTACAATGGAGGGAAAGACATCTCtatataatttaaatgtatCACGTTTCATGACAATTCTGACCATGGAATCGTTGGGCATTCCACCatccagtgttgtttctgcatTTATCTTTTGCATTCTCACATATTGTTTAATTTTACTCTTCAACTCCATGTTGCTTGCAACTATTGTTGCACAAAGGAATCTGCATAAACCAATGTACATACTGCTGTTTAATTTGTCCATATGTGACCTTATGGGAGCTACAGCTTTTTACCCACAGCTGGTTTGTAGTATACTGTCTCAGAGTAGAGAAATATCCTACCCTGCCTGTGCCTTGCAAGGCATCCTTCTTCATGTCTATGGGGGAGGATCTCTTTCATTTCTTAGTGTTATGGCTTATGACAGATACATTGCCATTTGCAAACCTTTGAGATACAATAATCTGATGACCCAAAGTACATTGGTGAAACTTATTTTTATGGTCTGGTCTGTAAATATTACTTTGATCGGGACTTCATTTATACTCACAATAAGCGCAGAAATCTGCAGGACAAATATAGTGGACATGCACTGCAATAATCCTTCTTTAATGAAGTTAATCTGTGAGGATACAAGAGTGATGAACTACTTTGGCTACGTTACTGTAATTCTTCTACAAAGTTTTTCCCTACTAACAGTATCGTTAACATATATCAAAATCCTAATTACATGTCTTTCTACAAAACAGGCAAAATCTATAAGTAAGGCAATGCAAACCTGTGGGACacatttagttgtttttctgAGTTTTGAGATTAACACACTGTTTCTATTGACATCTCACAGGTTAGAATCAGCATCTCCACACTTAAGAAGGGCCTTTGGTATTTCAATTATTATCTTTCCTCCAATTCTTAACCCTCTAATTTATGGTTTGAAAACAAGGGAAATTCGACAAACAATTTTTAAGTTCATACAAAGAAAGGTTTCTTCTGTCTAACAAGAAAATAACTAAAAGCACATACATATGCTTGTGCATTTTACTACATAaactatgttaaaaaaaattattaggcTTTTCTACCACACTGAAGTAAAATAAGCATTGGAAATTGTGTATTGACATACCAGTGATATTTATGCATATTGatttttaatttcaatttactcctgttattaaaaaataattattaaataatgactAACAGAAATTTCTGTTagataaatgaaaaacacaacaggatAAACATGCAGAGGAGTGTTTAGAAGagcttgtgtttattttgctgTCATAAAAACTAAACTAAGTACTGAGTAGAAGACTTTAATTTAAACCATAAAGTTCAATCACCTAAATAATGCTCTGTTATGTGCTGTTATGAATATCAGTATTAACACACAGTATATCTATGGGAACATTATATTTACAGAACCTCAAATTAAAGTATAATTAATGCTGATTACACAAAAAGGAATTAATCAATTTTAAAGTACAAATTTCCATTGTTTGATGTTGAGTATAATCACTGGCTTACACTAGGctttttcatatttcttttctatttttcccATCATTTGCatgtaacattaacacatgattcATGAGATTTTACAGGCAATACTAAACATGCATTTTGTGACAAAGTGCACATGATACATGTGCCAAGTAAATAATACACCTATTAAGTTGTTATTGTCATTGGAAAGATTAAGACAGTTAACTATTTACAGCATTAAAGGATGAGACACTTACCATTAATTTAACATGATGCACACTGGCAATATTTAATAGTACTTTAATAACAGATATAGTACAGTAATAATACAAAtactttttattgttatttattgactGTACACAGAAACTGacatatacatttaatttactCATTTGTAATATACTTCTACCCAGAGtgacaaaacatgaaaacagctGAGGGTGTAACAATACAAAGTACTTGGAGAATTTGTAAGAACTGAAAGAGTAATGAGAAATGCTGGTTTGTATAAGTGCTGAAGCGATCTGGTCAGTAACTGAAAAAGTAGTTTAAAGCGAGTAAGGAATAAATGCCAGTGCAAAAGAAGTACAAAGAAATGTTATCTGTTTTGAGAGTgtggaatattttaataagcGGGGAGATTTGTTAATCCAAGTATGTGATGAAAAGGTAGAGAGTGATTTCTAACAGCagtggcaggtgtgtgtgcgtgtgtgtgtgtatgtatgtatgtatgtatgtatatatatatatatatatatatatatatatatatatatatatatatatatatatatatatataaaatatgttgtatactgtacatacagtacatagataattatcatacagctgaaattattctgattaacctgAAATAAAGACCAGTTGTTTCTGTAAAATTTTCTTGACCTCTTCTTTGTTTCATCTCACTGCTGAAGGCATGGTCCACGGTGATCTCACATGTTGAAAGATACCAATCAGTATAGGgttataaaagaatttccaaaacattatatgtaccatggaacacctgAAGGTAATCATCAACAAGtgaagaaaatggagcaccacagtgacgaTACCAAGAACAGaacatccctccaaaatttacaaataGACAAGACAAAAATGTACTAGGGTGGCTGCCAAGAGACATACAGCAAAATTAAAGGAACTGCAAATAtttgacaagtactgattactttCTGCAtttgacaacaatctctcgtattcCTCACATAACTGGGCTACATTGTAGAGTTGCTAGACGGAAAGCATTTTCTCACAAAAATCATCCAAACATCCAAAACcgccaaaccatgtggcaaaatgtgctatggtctgatgagaccaatttcaaaaaggtataataattccataattccaagtGGCATttatggtgcaaaaaaacaacaacaaaaaaatcacgatcaccaaaagaacaccatgcCCACAATGCAGGATGGTGGTGACAGCATCATGGTATAGGGCTTCTTTTCTTCAGGCAGGCCTTGGGATTtagggtggagggaatcatgaatagctacaaataccagtcgattttagGGCAAAACCATCAGGTGTCTGTTATGAGGGACACAGACAAGGGGAcccaaatgcagaacacagacacaagaACTGACAGTTAAACAGAATTATATTGAAGGAGTAGCAGAAGCTGGGGTGTGTGGGAAAGGAGAGCGATAACATGCAGTCGGGGTCAGGATTCGAACTCAGGTCAGCCGCATGGGAGTCGAGTACACAGCTGATGCATATTTGTGTTAAGGCTTGAGCCTTTGAGGGTGGAAAATGTTCTGACATgatacatcacaaaaacctgccattttaacaggggtgtgtagaccattatatagtatatattcaGCAACACAaagaaacgtctgggttacgcatgtaaccctgttccctgagaagggaacaagatgttgcgtttagcatagcactatgggagcgcccttgcacTACCGGCATCTTAAGCTAGTGTAAAATaatacctatttataggcctgctgtgatcagatgacgtggcaattaagcaagtcgtgtgatataaatatggcacctgtgaaccgcgccgtcagcctctattatctgaagcgaagacacaattcacaggcctaccctggtatgacaaagctacgcaatgtctcgttcccttctcagggaacagggttacatgcataacctagacgttccctttcaaagggaactccacgttgcgtttagcataacactatgggaacgagaatacccacaccgtcataccaagggtacggcctgttcgaAAAGACCCAaacccgagggtcactgcaagacactcaagcccggggtggaatgaatatacaggctgtaatatcgaatgaaggtgtgtggcgtagaccaccctgcagcagcacacacatcctgtaaggataccccattggacaaagccttcgaggaggccaCCCCCCtaggaatgagcccttatgcccagagaccgcgcgcctcataagcgatagagattgcttccactgtccaattagagatgcgctgctttgacacagcatcacctctacgccaagcagaccagcagctgctctgacttacgccactggccagagcggtggacataagtacagagagtccttactggacacagcatgtgcattctctcttgttccggtatgaggaacagaggagggcagaaagcctgcaacaccacaggctgggcagcagatgtaggcaccttaggaatataatccggcctaggatacaggaaggccttggctaatccaggggtaaagttaaggtaggaaggggcaacagagagaacttgtagatctcctactcgcttgagagatgtcagggccaacagaagagctacctttagtgtcagaagcttctcagagcctgactctaagggctcaaattgggcacctgacagacctttcaggaccacagaaaggtcccaggaaggtaggtgaggcctgcagatgggcctcagctgcctgacaccacacataaacctcgaagttagaggatgttgacccaaagaggctccatcaacaggggcgtggctggccgaaatggtggccacgtaaaccccgattgtagaaggagcccccactgagaaacgttcttgttagaactccaggactgtagctgttgcgcagttcactgggtctagctggcattcctcacaccacaagaaaaaaagtcaccacttgatggtgctctagggttcaacatggtctctactattatttatttattttatttattttatttgtatagcgctttttacaatagacattgtctcaaagcagctttacagaaatatcaacatggtatacagatattaaaggtgcaaatttatcccaactgagcaagccactgagtggcgacggtggcaaggaaaaactccctaagatgttttaagaggaagaaaccttgagaggaacccgactcagaagggaacccatcctcatctgggtaacaacagatagtgtgaaaaagttcattatggatttatatgaagtctgtatggccttaggagcagccgtagtcccagcagtctggaattagagaagatttgagctccatccagaggcagaaaggatctggatctctagtatctccataaattcatgtggggctcggcgaaaggagagagggagaaaaaagattattatgactgcgaagtagtagaacagaatctagtcagggtaggcttgagtaaacaaatacgttttaagcctagacttaaacactgagactgtgtctgagtcccgaacactaataggaagactgttccataactgtggggctctataagagaaagctcttccccctgctgtagccttcactattcgaggtaccgtcaaatagcctgcatcttttgatctaagtaggcgtggcggattatataaaaccaaaaggtcgcttagatattgtggcgcgagaccatttagtgctttataggttaataaaagtattttatagttaatgcgagattttactgggagccaatgcagtattgataatatcggtgtgatatggtcgtaccttctagttctagttaggactctagcagctgcattctggactaactggagcttatttatattcctactggaacatccagacagtaaggcattacagtaatctaatctagaggtgacgaatgtatgaactagtatttccgcatcatgtagtgacaatatgtttcttattttagaaatatttctgagatgaaagaaggctatcctagtaatattatctacatgagcatcaaatgataggctggagtcaataatcactccaaggtctttaactgctgcacatgatgaaacagaaagaccatccagagtaaccatgtgatcagaaagattacttctagctacacgtgggcctaataaaagtatttctgttttatcagaattaagtagaaggaagttagttaacatccaatgtctaatgtcctttacacaatcctcagctttactaagcttctgtctgtcctctggcttcgctgaaacatacaactgtgtatcatcagcataacagtggaagctaattccatgtttacgaataatttgacctaggggtagcatatataaagtaaagagcagtgggcctaaaacagaaccctgtggaactccaaaagtaacctcagtacgcatggagaattcaccatttacatctacgaactgataacgatcggtcagataagacctgagccaggagaggactgttcccttaataccaacaacattttctaatctatcaaggagaatagtgtgatctatagtatcaaaagctgcactaaggtcgagtaacacaagcagagagacacaaccctgatcgtaggtcagtagaaggtcatttactactttaactaatgctgtctctgtgctatgatgaggtctaaaccctgactgatacatttcatgaatgttattcctatctaagtacgagcataactgctttgctacaaccttttctaaaatcttagagatgaaggggagatttgatattggtctatagctggacaattgagacgggtcaagatcaggttttttaatcaagggtttaataactgctaatttaagtgatttaggtacatagccagtgcttagggaagaattgattatatttagaagtggttcaattactcctggacaaatctgtttaaacaaacatgtaggtacgggatctagtatgcaagttgatgaattggctgaagagattaatgtagctagttcggtctctctaagtgaagcaaaatactctaaacattgatctgatattgctacattgtcatgtaatgggtttgttacagtactgtccggttttaatttaatggcctgtatttcacgtctaatattttcaaccttatcgatgaaaaatttcatgaaatcttcactgctatgtaatgattgagtgtttctctctctagtggttttattcctagttaattttgctactgtgttgaaaaggaatctagaattgtttttgttgtctcctattaaggcggagaaatagatttttctagcatcgccaagagatttcctatatttcagtaggctctccttccatgctgtttgaaataccaccagtttggtttgatgccatttacgttctaattgtcgagttgtctgttttaaggttcgcgtttgatcgttataccagggtgctaattttttttctctaattattttccttttga from the Ictalurus furcatus strain D&B chromosome 17, Billie_1.0, whole genome shotgun sequence genome contains:
- the LOC128621051 gene encoding olfactory receptor 4K5-like, with the protein product MTILTMESLGIPPSSVVSAFIFCILTYCLILLFNSMLLATIVAQRNLHKPMYILLFNLSICDLMGATAFYPQLVCSILSQSREISYPACALQGILLHVYGGGSLSFLSVMAYDRYIAICKPLRYNNLMTQSTLVKLIFMVWSVNITLIGTSFILTISAEICRTNIVDMHCNNPSLMKLICEDTRVMNYFGYVTVILLQSFSLLTVSLTYIKILITCLSTKQAKSISKAMQTCGTHLVVFLSFEINTLFLLTSHRLESASPHLRRAFGISIIIFPPILNPLIYGLKTREIRQTIFKFIQRKVSSV